Proteins from a genomic interval of Onychostoma macrolepis isolate SWU-2019 chromosome 17, ASM1243209v1, whole genome shotgun sequence:
- the LOC131523739 gene encoding NACHT, LRR and PYD domains-containing protein 3-like: MKRYRFMNDPPELSDGVTSDSEVKRVKEQHKNSMKNKYERLFEGIIRQGNQTLLNKIYTQLYIIEGESEGVNEEHEVLQMEKTTRTQDTPIYCNDIFKPLQQPECEEKDKIKSVLTKGIAGIGKTVSVQKFILDWTEGKANQDVDFMFVLPFRELNLIKDHQYSLHRLLLDFHPELQDLDSKIYEECKVVFIFDGLDESRITLMFTDRQKVCDVNESSSVGVLMSNLIRGDLLPSALIWITSRPAAANQIPSEYINRVTEIQGFNEPQKEEYFRKRISDEHQASRIISHIRKSRSLHIMCHIPVFCWISATVLQNLLKQDSSAEIPQTLTEMYIHFLLTQINMRNQKYDEKNPDKPLKSSRDVIVKLAKLAFNQLMKGNVMFYEEDLIESGIGVTDAAVYSGICTEIFKEESVIHQRKVYCFVHLSFQEFLAAFYEFYSHIAKKMKLQKSFADYQYQLYSQEFSLYEPIKTAVNNSLQCKNGHLDLFLRFLLGISLESNQRLLQDLLTHTVNSSETINRITQYIKATIKGDERLSADRCINLFLCLLEMKDQTLFREIQEFVKSGNHSVNRLSPGHCSTIAYLLQISEEVLDEFDLKKYNTSDEGRRRLIPAVVNCRKALFACCNLTRLCCKSLSSSLQSSNSLRELDLSNNDLQDSGVKLLSDGLKSLHCQLNILRLTSCNLTGQSCESLSSSLRSSNSLRELDLSNNDLQDSGVKLLSDGLKSSRCQLNILRLSGCMVTEEGCCFLASALSSNLSHLRELDLSYNHPGKSLVKLLSDPNYKLDKLNVDHGGEIRITTGPQKYACDLTLDLNTANTRLILSERNRKATYVREKQPYPDHPERFDECLQVLCRESLSGRCYWEAEWSGNVCVSVTYTGIHRKEWRNDCRFGYNEKSWSLNCSTDSFFVIHNNKRTDISVPSRRSNRVGVNLDWSAGTLSFYSVSDTHTHTLTHLHTFNSTFTELLYAGFGFDYGSSVSLCAIEQLPVRNNQDTQ, translated from the exons ATGAAGAGATACAGATTCATGAATGACCCTCCTGAACTCAGTGATGGAGTGACCTCTGACTCTGA AGTGAAAAGAGTCAAAGAACAGCACAAAAACAGCATGAAGAACAAGTATGAGAGGTTATTTGAGGGAATCATACGACAAGGGAATCAAACCCTCCTGAACAAGATCTACACACAGCTCTACATCATAGAGGGAGAGAGTGAAGGTGTGAATGAAGAACATGaggttttacagatggagaaaacaACCAGAACACAAGACACTCCAATCTACTGCAATGACATCTTTAAACCCTTACAACAAccagaatgtgaggaaaaagaCAAAATCAAGTCTGTTCTGACTaaaggcatcgctggaattgGAAAAAccgtctctgtgcagaagttcattcTGGACTGGACCGAGGGAAAAGCCAATCAGGATGTAGATTTCATGTTTGTGCTTCCATTTCGAGAGCTGAACTTGATTAAAGATCATCAGTACAGTCTTCACAGACTTCTGCTGGACTTTCATCCTGAACTTCAAGATCTGGACTCAAAGATTTATGAGGAGTGTAAAGttgtgttcatctttgatggtctggatgaaagcAGAATCACACTGATgtttacagacagacagaaagttTGTGATGTGAATGAATCTTCATCAGTGGGTGTGTTGATGTCAAACCTCATCAGAGGAGACctgcttccctctgctctcatctggatcacctccagacctgcagcagccaatcagatccccTCAGAATACATCAACCGTGTGACAGAAATTCAGGGATTCAATGAGCCTCAGAAGGAGGAatatttcaggaagagaatcagtgatgagcatcaagccagcagaatcatctcacacattAGAAAATCAAGAAGCCTCCACATCATGTGTCACATCCCCgtcttctgctggatctcagccACTGTGCTTCAGAACCTCCTGAAACAAGATAGCAGTGCAGAAATCCCtcaaactctgactgaaatgtaCATCCACTTCCTGCTGACTCAGATCAACATGAGGAATCAGAAGTATGATGAGAAAAACCCAGACAAACCCCTGAAGTCCAGCAGAGATGTgattgtgaaacttgctaaACTGGCTTTCAATCAGCTGATGAAGGGCAATGTGATGTTCTATGAGGAGGACCTGATTGAGAGCGGCATAGGCGTCACTGATGCTGCGGTGTATTCTGGGATTTGCACCGAGATCTTTAAGGAAGAATCTGTGATTCATCAGAGGAAAGTCTACTGCTTCGTTCATCTGAGCTTTCAGGAGTTTCTGGCTGCTTTCTATGAGTTTTATTCCCACATAGCCAAGAAGATGAAATTACAGAAGTCATTTGCGGATTATCAATATCAGTTGTACAGTCAGGAATTCTCTTTATATGAGCCAATAAAAACAGCAGTTAATAACTCTTTGCAGTGTAAAAATGGACACCTGGATCTTTTCCTGCGGTTCCTGCTGGGCATCTCACTGGAGTCCAATCAGAGACTCTTACAGGATctactgacacacacagtgaacagcTCAGAAACCATCAACAGAATCACACAGTACATTAAAGCCACAATCAAGGGTGATGAACGTCTCTCAGCTGACAGATGCATCAATCTGTTTCTCTGTCTGCTGGAAATGAAGGATCAGACTCTGTTCAGAGAGATTCAGGAGTTTGTGAAATCAGGGAATCACTCAGTGAATCGACTCTCTCCCGGTCACTGCTCAACAATCGCCTACTTGCTTCAGATATCAGAGGAGGTGCTGGATGAGTTTGATCTGAAGAAATACAACACATCAGATGAGGGTAGAAGGAGACTGATACCAGCTGTTGTGAACTGCAGAAAAGCTCT ATTTGCTTGCTGTAATCTCACTCGTCTATGCTGTAAAAGTTTGTCTTCATCTCTACAATCATCAAACTCactgagagagctggacctgagtaacaatgacctgcaggattcaggagtgaagcttctgtctgatggactgaagagttTACACTGTCAACTCAACATTCTGAG ATTGACCAGCTGTAATCTCACTGGTCAGTCCTGTGAAAGTTTGTCTTCATCTCTACGATCATCAAACTCactgagagagctggacctgagtaacaatgacctgcaggattcaggagtgaagcttctgtctgatggactgaagagttCACGCTGTCAACTCAACATACTGag ATTATCTGGCTGTATGGTGACAGAGGAAGGCTGTTGTTTTCTGGCTTCAGCTCTTAGTTCAAACctctcacacctgagagagctggatctgagctacaatcaccCAGGAAAATCATTAGTCAAGCTGCTCTCTGATCCAAACTACAAACTGGACAAACTCAA TGTGGATCACGGAGGAGAGATCAGGATTACAACAGGACCACAGAAAT ATGCATGTGATCTCACACTGGATTTAAACACAGCAAACACTCGTCTCATTCTGTCTGAGAGGAACAGAAAGGCAACATATGTGAGAGAGAAGCAgccgtatcctgatcatccagagagaTTTGATGAATGTCTTCAAGTTCTGTGTAGAGAGAGTCTGtctggacgctgttactgggaggcTGAATGGAGTGGGAACGTTTGTGTATCAGTGACGTATACAGGAATCCACAGGAAAGAATGGAGGAATGACTGTAGGTTTGGATACAATGAAAAGTCCTGGAGTCTAAACTGTTCTACTGACAGTTTCTTTGTCATACACAATAATAAGCGCACAGACATATCTGTCCCTTCACGTCGCTCTAACAGAGTAGGAGTGAATCTGGACTGGTCGGCTGgcactctgtccttctacagcgtctctgacacacacacacacacactcacacacttacacacattcAATAGCACATTCACTGAACTCCTCTATGCTGGATTTGGATTTGATTATGGATCCTCAGTGTCTCTGTGTGCAATTGAACAGCTTCCTGTGAGAAACAACCAAGACACACAGTAA